Proteins encoded within one genomic window of Setaria italica strain Yugu1 chromosome IV, Setaria_italica_v2.0, whole genome shotgun sequence:
- the LOC101780804 gene encoding uncharacterized protein LOC101780804, whose amino-acid sequence MLHHSTSSPMEEIHHLHALAILVIAAAMALPSAVAGGLCRESCGNIPVRYPLGIDDGCGSPYYRNMLTCADNATLRLRTPSGTYPVAGADYSDPHLVVTDPSMWTCARPFTSVHAAPFSLDTSTRFSLSPRNDYLFFDCDEARVIVAPRPASCDRYPGRCDSACDSAGYLCRNLPGCRGALEEGNMTCCAYRPRAAGSLRAMLRHCEAYTSVYWRAVGDKFPPYDQVPAYGVRVDFEIPVTTRCLQCQDKRRGDGGTCGFDPATRDFVCICDDGRNSTTDCAGGHASGHHGSAGVIAASVVVSVSAAIGIGALVWYIRKIRPSKVVTCGVQSNENRFF is encoded by the exons ATGTTGCACCACTCCACTTCTTCACCGATGGAGGAGATCCATCATCTCCATGCTTTAGCGATCCTTGTAATCGCAGCCGCCATGGCGCTACCatcggccgtcgccggcgggctCTGCCGCGAAAGCTGCGGCAACATCCCAGTCCGCTACCCTCTGGGCATCGACGACGGGTGCGGCAGCCCGTACTATCGCAACATGCTCACCTGCGCCGACAACGCCACGCTCCGCCTCCGCACCCCGTCCGGCACGTACCCGGTGGCCGGCGCGGACTACTCCGACCCGCACCTCGTCGTGACGGACCCGTCCATGTGGACGTGCGCGCGGCCCTTCACCTCCGTCCACGCGGCGCCCTTCAGCCTGGACACGAGCACCCGCTTCTCGCTGTCCCCGCGGAACGACTACCTCTTCTTCGACTGCGACGAGGCGCGCGTGATCGTGGCGCCGCGGCCCGCGAGCTGCGACAGGTACCCGGGCCGGTGCGACTCGGCGTGCGACAGCGCGGGGTACCTGTGCCGCAACCTGCCGGGCTGCCGCGGCGCGCTGGAGGAGGGAAACATGACCTGCTGCGCGtaccggccgcgcgccgcggggTCGCTGCGGGCGATGCTGCGGCACTGCGAGGCGTACACGAGCGTGTACTGGCGCGCCGTCGGGGACAAGTTCCCGCCCTACGACCAGGTGCCGGCGTACGGGGTGCGGGTGGACTTCGAGATCCCCGTCACCACACGGTGCCTGCAGTGCCAGGACAAGCGCCGCGGCGACGGGGGAACGTGCGGGTTCGACCCGGCCACCAGGGACTTCGTCTGCATCTGCGACGACGGACGCAACTCCACCACGGACTGTGCAG GTGGCCACGCTTCAGGGCATCATGGATCGGCAGGAGTCATTGCTG CAAGCGTTGTCGTCTCAGTTTCTGCAGCCATTGGCATAGGGGCCCTCGTGTGGTACATACGCAAGATCAGACCGAGCAAAGTGGTGACATGTGGGGTTCAGAGTAATGAAAACAGGTTCTTTTGA